One part of the Paenibacillus silvisoli genome encodes these proteins:
- a CDS encoding helix-turn-helix domain-containing protein, with protein MSGKGKELPSYVKAQGGNMVIAGHFHETEHYFVRRADGMSDWLITYTLAGDGYFLIDGEERFCQTGDVTLMQPGVPHQYGTRKGCSSWHFVWAHFTSSFMETSLLPNARLLNHSIDSNVARQRIYHAFSRLVSDSLERSMYWNELCENTMREILLLLAQRLSKQIDPRIEEIRHLLSSRMQDPIRIDELAKAVGLSPSRLSHLYKESTGSSIVDSLNDMRIRQAALLLEHTDRQASEVAIDVGFQNYNHFANQFRKRYGVNPRAYKDRRG; from the coding sequence ATGAGCGGAAAAGGCAAGGAGCTGCCCTCCTATGTAAAGGCACAGGGCGGAAATATGGTCATTGCGGGTCATTTTCACGAGACGGAGCACTATTTCGTCCGGCGGGCAGATGGCATGAGCGACTGGCTGATCACCTATACGCTCGCTGGGGATGGGTATTTTCTGATCGACGGAGAGGAACGATTCTGCCAAACCGGCGACGTCACGCTCATGCAGCCCGGCGTCCCCCATCAATACGGCACGCGCAAAGGCTGCAGCAGCTGGCATTTTGTGTGGGCGCATTTCACGTCGAGTTTTATGGAGACGAGCCTGCTTCCGAACGCAAGGCTGCTCAACCATTCGATCGACAGCAACGTGGCGAGGCAGCGCATTTACCACGCGTTCAGCCGCCTGGTCTCCGATTCGCTCGAACGAAGCATGTACTGGAACGAGCTGTGCGAAAATACGATGCGGGAAATATTGCTGCTGCTCGCCCAGCGGCTGTCCAAGCAGATCGATCCGCGCATCGAGGAAATCCGGCACCTGCTCTCCTCGCGGATGCAGGATCCGATCCGGATCGACGAGCTTGCCAAGGCGGTTGGCTTATCGCCGTCCAGGCTCTCGCACCTGTACAAGGAATCGACCGGCTCTTCGATCGTCGATTCGCTGAACGACATGCGCATCCGCCAAGCCGCGCTGCTGCTGGAACATACCGACCGCCAAGCATCCGAGGTCGCGATCGACGTCGGCTTCCAGAACTACAACCATTTCGCCAACCAGTTCCGCAAGCGGTACGGCGTAAATCCGCGCGCGTACAAGGATCGCAGGGGTTGA
- a CDS encoding alpha-amylase family glycosyl hydrolase, producing MKKRAARFVAFPLAFGLICALALGACSSSNEEKASSSTTSKAKEANSSKAATTTETAGTPVPEWADKAIMYEVNVRQYTKEGTFKAFEAHLPRLKELGVDILWLMPIHPISEMKRNGSLGSYYAVADYKAVNPEFGTADDFKSLVDKAHEMGFKVMLDWVANHTGWDNPWMENADWYTTDEAGAIVQPPGTNWTDVADLNFGNADMQAAMIDAMKYWVAEFDIDGYRCDYAGGVPTAFWEKARAELEGIKPIYMLAEDDQQIGLLKHAFNANYGWQLYNIMNRIAKGLGNAEQAAKYGERLARTYPGGTYPLNFTSNHDENSWTGTEYERLKDAVKPMAALSFTMPGMPLIYSGQEAGLNKRLQFFEKDEIAWTDSEMAAFYRDLAALKHDNPALWNGDAGGAYHALTVDDGSILAFERTKDGNTVLVVMNLSGEQVTAKIGAGEAAGSYKTFPSGEAAEIGAELPVELSAWEYRIFTKSS from the coding sequence ATGAAGAAACGGGCAGCGCGCTTTGTCGCGTTTCCGCTGGCATTTGGCTTGATCTGTGCGTTGGCGCTTGGCGCATGCAGCAGCTCGAATGAGGAGAAGGCTTCGTCGTCTACAACGTCAAAGGCGAAGGAGGCGAATTCGTCTAAGGCTGCGACGACGACGGAAACGGCAGGTACGCCGGTGCCGGAATGGGCGGACAAAGCGATCATGTACGAAGTCAACGTGCGGCAGTACACGAAGGAAGGGACCTTCAAGGCGTTTGAGGCGCATTTGCCGCGGCTGAAAGAGCTGGGCGTCGATATCCTATGGCTCATGCCGATCCATCCGATTTCCGAGATGAAGCGGAACGGCAGTTTAGGCTCCTATTACGCGGTTGCCGATTATAAGGCGGTCAATCCGGAGTTCGGCACGGCGGACGACTTCAAGTCGCTCGTGGACAAAGCGCACGAGATGGGCTTCAAGGTCATGCTGGATTGGGTGGCCAACCACACGGGTTGGGATAACCCATGGATGGAAAATGCAGACTGGTATACGACCGATGAAGCGGGAGCGATCGTGCAGCCTCCGGGAACGAATTGGACCGACGTGGCGGACCTTAATTTCGGCAATGCGGATATGCAGGCGGCCATGATCGATGCGATGAAGTATTGGGTCGCGGAGTTTGATATCGACGGCTATCGCTGCGACTACGCAGGCGGCGTCCCGACGGCGTTCTGGGAGAAGGCGAGGGCGGAGCTGGAGGGAATTAAGCCGATCTATATGCTGGCCGAGGACGATCAGCAGATCGGGCTTTTAAAGCACGCGTTCAATGCCAACTACGGCTGGCAGCTGTACAACATCATGAACCGGATCGCCAAAGGGCTCGGCAATGCGGAGCAAGCGGCGAAGTATGGGGAGCGGCTGGCGCGCACCTATCCAGGCGGCACGTATCCGCTGAACTTTACGTCCAATCACGACGAGAACTCCTGGACCGGAACGGAATACGAGCGGCTGAAGGATGCGGTAAAACCGATGGCTGCGCTCAGCTTCACGATGCCGGGCATGCCGTTGATTTACTCGGGGCAGGAAGCCGGATTGAACAAGCGGCTGCAGTTTTTCGAGAAGGATGAGATTGCTTGGACCGACTCGGAGATGGCTGCGTTTTATCGGGATTTAGCAGCGTTGAAGCATGATAATCCGGCGCTGTGGAACGGCGATGCAGGAGGCGCTTATCATGCGCTGACCGTCGACGACGGCAGCATCCTGGCGTTCGAGCGAACGAAGGACGGGAACACCGTTCTCGTCGTCATGAATCTGTCCGGTGAGCAGGTGACAGCTAAGATTGGCGCAGGCGAGGCCGCGGGAAGCTATAAGACGTTTCCTTCCGGCGAAGCGGCGGAGATTGGCGCGGAGCTGCCAGTCGAGCTGTCGGCTTGGGAATATCGGATATTTACGAAGTCGTCGTAG